Proteins from one Algicella marina genomic window:
- the mepA gene encoding penicillin-insensitive murein endopeptidase: MLAMPAVAQTPAKQLFGAKATPSEHSSAPFGSYSKGCLAGAEQLPESGPTWQAMRLSRNRNWGHPDTIAFIKRLSIAATKVGWAGLYVGDISQPRGGPMLSGHASHQMGLDADIWMYPPSRLDLTRAERENLSSINVRAANQKQVNSNWTYAHHRVLRAAARDPAIARIFVTAPVKLQMCKEETGNRAYLRKIRPWWGHNYHFHVRLNCPRGAAGCQEQDPIPPGDGCGEAIWWVTDALNPPKPDPNAPKPTPKPPKREITLADLPQQCSAVLR, from the coding sequence ATGCTCGCGATGCCGGCCGTGGCACAAACCCCCGCGAAGCAGCTTTTCGGTGCGAAAGCGACACCTTCGGAGCATAGTTCCGCGCCCTTCGGAAGCTACAGCAAAGGCTGCCTCGCAGGTGCGGAGCAATTGCCGGAATCGGGGCCGACATGGCAGGCGATGCGGCTGTCGCGCAACCGCAACTGGGGACACCCCGATACCATTGCCTTCATCAAGCGACTGTCGATCGCGGCAACGAAGGTGGGTTGGGCAGGGCTTTACGTAGGGGATATCTCGCAGCCGCGCGGCGGTCCCATGCTATCCGGGCATGCCAGCCACCAGATGGGCCTCGACGCCGATATCTGGATGTACCCCCCTTCGCGTCTCGACCTGACGCGGGCGGAGCGGGAAAACCTTTCCTCCATCAACGTCCGCGCCGCCAACCAGAAGCAGGTCAACAGCAACTGGACCTACGCTCATCACCGGGTTTTGCGGGCGGCTGCCCGCGACCCGGCCATCGCCCGCATCTTCGTGACTGCTCCGGTAAAACTGCAGATGTGCAAGGAAGAGACAGGCAACCGGGCCTACCTGAGAAAGATCCGCCCGTGGTGGGGCCACAATTATCATTTCCATGTGCGGCTGAACTGTCCTCGCGGTGCCGCCGGCTGCCAGGAGCAGGATCCGATCCCGCCGGGCGACGGCTGCGGGGAGGCGATCTGGTGGGTGACAGATGCGCTTAATCCGCCGAAGCCGGACCCGAATGCTCCGAAGCCGACCCCAAAACCGCCGAAACGTGAAATCACCCTCGCCGATCTTCCGCAGCAATGCTCCGCTGTCTTGCGCTGA
- a CDS encoding LOG family protein has protein sequence MSDVPKQRFPKAEEDIRQSQGVPETPQTLSPTYRLAFADDDFLCRDELRPVRLQLELLKCEMKLEEEGIRSTIVMFGGARIPAPEKKATARTPVLAELSHFYGEAEEFARLMTMRSLLQDGKEDVVITGGGPGVMEAGCKGAELAGGRSISLNIVLPHEQAPNEYATPELAFNFHYFAIRKMHFLMRAKAITVFPGGFGTLDELFETLTLVQTQRMKPLPILLFGKAFWRSIINWDALAAAGTISDEDIRLFRFVETAEEAVQIISEWPTV, from the coding sequence ATGAGTGACGTCCCGAAGCAGCGTTTTCCGAAAGCGGAAGAAGATATCCGACAGTCGCAAGGGGTGCCGGAAACGCCGCAGACGTTGTCCCCCACCTATCGGCTGGCCTTCGCGGATGACGACTTCCTGTGCCGTGACGAGTTGCGCCCGGTTCGGCTGCAACTGGAACTGCTGAAATGCGAAATGAAGTTGGAGGAGGAGGGAATCCGCTCCACTATCGTCATGTTCGGCGGCGCGCGCATTCCCGCACCGGAAAAAAAGGCGACGGCGCGAACACCGGTTCTTGCCGAACTTTCGCATTTCTACGGCGAAGCGGAAGAGTTCGCCCGATTGATGACGATGCGTTCCCTCCTGCAGGACGGCAAGGAGGATGTCGTCATCACCGGCGGCGGGCCGGGCGTGATGGAGGCCGGCTGCAAGGGAGCGGAACTTGCTGGAGGGCGGTCCATCTCGCTCAACATCGTCCTTCCCCACGAGCAGGCGCCGAACGAATATGCGACACCTGAACTGGCCTTCAACTTCCACTACTTCGCCATTCGGAAGATGCACTTCCTCATGCGGGCCAAGGCAATAACCGTCTTTCCCGGCGGCTTCGGAACGCTGGACGAGTTGTTCGAGACGCTGACGCTTGTGCAGACCCAGCGGATGAAACCCTTGCCGATCCTGCTGTTCGGCAAGGCATTCTGGCGCTCGATCATCAACTGGGATGCACTCGCCGCTGCGGGTACGATTTCGGATGAAGATATTCGTCTCTTCCGCTTTGTGGAAACGGCGGAAGAGGCGGTGCAGATTATCAGCGAGTGGCCGACTGTCTGA
- a CDS encoding lytic transglycosylase domain-containing protein: MQLRIVLIWLLLSGVSTAAADTIRPTPRVGAEVGEPALMADIRPMPRPEGLGIVRHWCADGPGTCISRATFVPDVCRVVEHVSRRNGLDPNFMTRLVWKESLFDPGAVSHAGAQGIAQFIPDTAARRGLHDPFNPAESLAASAAYLADLEKVFGNVGLAAAAYNAGEGRVAGFVAGERTLPRETRNYVYAITGYSGLAWRDHPPEEVTLALAKEQDFRRACEARVGSRMMREFDRPDIPAPWAVILAAHESEGIVEAVTARLKDRFPEVLGPESVIYAPLRLPGFGTRSRFTAQIGRQSRSDADAMCNRLRAAGGGCMVLRN, encoded by the coding sequence ATGCAACTTCGTATCGTCCTGATCTGGCTTCTGCTGAGTGGTGTTTCCACTGCGGCCGCCGACACGATACGCCCGACGCCAAGAGTGGGGGCAGAGGTTGGGGAGCCGGCCCTGATGGCCGATATCCGCCCGATGCCGCGCCCCGAGGGCCTCGGCATTGTCAGGCACTGGTGCGCCGATGGACCGGGCACATGTATCTCACGCGCCACCTTCGTGCCCGATGTATGCCGGGTGGTGGAGCATGTTTCCCGGCGCAACGGTCTCGATCCCAATTTCATGACGCGTCTGGTCTGGAAGGAAAGCCTGTTCGACCCGGGTGCTGTCAGCCACGCCGGTGCGCAGGGCATTGCCCAATTCATCCCGGACACCGCAGCGCGTCGTGGACTTCATGATCCGTTCAACCCGGCGGAGTCGCTTGCCGCGTCGGCGGCATACCTCGCGGATCTTGAAAAGGTTTTCGGTAATGTCGGCCTTGCCGCCGCCGCCTACAACGCGGGCGAGGGTCGGGTTGCGGGGTTCGTCGCCGGCGAACGGACACTGCCGCGTGAGACGCGTAACTACGTTTACGCGATCACCGGTTATTCCGGACTCGCATGGCGGGACCACCCGCCGGAAGAGGTGACCCTGGCGCTGGCAAAGGAGCAGGATTTCCGCCGTGCCTGTGAAGCGAGGGTCGGCTCGCGGATGATGCGGGAATTCGACCGACCGGATATCCCGGCCCCTTGGGCCGTCATTCTCGCTGCACACGAGAGCGAGGGGATTGTCGAGGCGGTGACGGCTCGTCTGAAGGACAGATTTCCGGAAGTGCTCGGCCCGGAATCGGTGATCTACGCACCGCTGAGGCTACCGGGATTCGGCACCCGGAGTCGGTTCACTGCCCAAATCGGCAGGCAGAGCCGGAGTGATGCTGATGCGATGTGCAATCGCCTCAGGGCGGCTGGCGGCGGTTGCATGGTCCTGAGAAACTGA
- a CDS encoding MFS transporter, translating to MSETTVSKRGVRSWMLFDWANQPFYTLIITFIFAPYFAAEVTGDAVQGQALWARITAIGGLTVAILAPILGAVADQSGPRKPWIAVFSVLFVFGCCGLWLAAPGTENLWLVLALFLIAFIGSEFMLIFTNAMLPDLGPREEIGRISGSGWALGYVGGVLVLILVLLLLSPSPGKETTLLGINPILGLDPQAGEPARATGPLTALWFAVFAVPLFLYTPDAPRRAQVSGAVTKGLRQLGRTLVALPAKGTLLIYLLASMIYRDALAALYIFGGIFAKGILGWGLFELGVFGIIAAATGAVGAWIGGRADRSFGPKPVIFVSIIILMAVAATTLLTTRSHIFGLPVTEGSGLPDTIFFFCGAMIGAAGGALQASSRTMLVHQAEAHVPMTEAFGLYALSGKATAFIGPAAIGIATTLSGSQRLGITPVIGLFALGLFLLLWVKTRAEVTA from the coding sequence ATGTCCGAAACAACAGTATCCAAGCGAGGCGTCCGAAGCTGGATGCTGTTCGACTGGGCCAACCAGCCGTTTTACACGCTGATCATCACCTTCATTTTCGCCCCCTATTTTGCAGCAGAAGTGACGGGCGACGCCGTACAAGGGCAGGCCTTGTGGGCCCGGATAACTGCCATCGGCGGCCTGACGGTGGCCATACTTGCCCCCATCCTTGGCGCAGTCGCGGATCAATCCGGCCCGAGGAAGCCGTGGATCGCCGTTTTTTCAGTGCTGTTCGTCTTCGGGTGCTGCGGCCTCTGGCTGGCCGCGCCCGGAACCGAAAACCTGTGGCTGGTACTGGCGCTGTTTCTCATTGCATTCATCGGTTCGGAGTTCATGCTGATCTTCACCAACGCCATGTTGCCGGACCTTGGCCCCCGCGAAGAAATTGGCAGGATTTCCGGTTCCGGATGGGCGCTGGGCTATGTCGGCGGCGTGCTGGTGCTGATCCTCGTTTTGTTGCTGCTGTCACCCAGCCCGGGCAAGGAGACGACGCTCCTTGGTATCAACCCGATCCTCGGACTGGACCCGCAGGCGGGCGAGCCGGCCCGTGCGACGGGACCGCTGACAGCCTTGTGGTTTGCGGTCTTCGCGGTGCCGCTGTTTCTGTACACGCCGGACGCACCCCGCCGAGCCCAGGTTTCAGGGGCTGTGACGAAAGGCTTGCGGCAGCTTGGCCGCACGCTGGTGGCTCTGCCTGCCAAGGGTACACTGCTGATCTACCTTCTGGCCTCGATGATCTACCGCGACGCTCTGGCCGCGCTCTACATTTTCGGCGGGATTTTCGCCAAGGGGATACTCGGTTGGGGCCTGTTCGAACTGGGTGTATTCGGCATCATCGCCGCGGCCACCGGTGCGGTCGGCGCTTGGATCGGCGGACGGGCGGACAGGTCCTTCGGACCGAAACCGGTGATTTTTGTTTCCATCATAATCCTGATGGCGGTGGCCGCCACGACACTGCTGACCACACGCAGCCACATATTCGGGCTGCCAGTGACCGAGGGCAGCGGCCTGCCGGATACTATCTTCTTTTTCTGCGGTGCCATGATCGGGGCTGCGGGCGGAGCACTTCAGGCAAGTTCCCGTACGATGCTGGTGCATCAGGCAGAAGCTCACGTTCCGATGACGGAGGCGTTCGGACTCTACGCTCTGTCCGGCAAGGCCACCGCGTTTATCGGGCCGGCCGCAATCGGCATTGCCACCACGCTGAGTGGTAGTCAGCGGCTCGGAATCACGCCGGTAATCGGCCTTTTCGCGTTGGGGTTGTTTCTGCTACTCTGGGTCAAAACAAGAGCAGAGGTAACAGCATGA
- the trxA gene encoding thioredoxin, with translation MATVPVTDATFEEEVVKADVPVVVDFWAEWCGPCKQIGPALEELSEEYGDKLKIVKVNVDENPTSPMQLGVRGIPALFLFKDGQVVSNKTGAAPKANLQSWIDEAI, from the coding sequence ATGGCAACCGTACCCGTAACCGACGCAACCTTCGAAGAAGAAGTCGTGAAAGCTGACGTACCCGTCGTCGTCGATTTCTGGGCGGAGTGGTGCGGCCCGTGCAAGCAGATCGGTCCGGCGCTGGAGGAACTCTCCGAGGAATACGGCGACAAGCTGAAGATCGTGAAGGTCAACGTCGACGAAAACCCGACGTCGCCGATGCAGCTCGGCGTGCGCGGCATCCCGGCCCTGTTTCTGTTCAAGGATGGTCAGGTCGTCTCCAACAAGACCGGCGCGGCCCCCAAGGCCAACCTGCAGTCCTGGATCGATGAAGCCATCTGA
- a CDS encoding NifU family protein translates to MFIQTESTPNPATLKFLPGQTVMSAGTADFPSAEAAGTSPLAGRIFGVEGVAGVFFGPDFVTVTKTEDTDWAHIKPAILGAIMEHFQSGQPVMEGDSGAVGHAEHDGPDSEIVGQIKELLDTRVRPAVAQDGGDITFHGFERGVVYLHMQGACAGCPSSTMTLKMGIENLLRHYIPEVTEVRPVAA, encoded by the coding sequence ATGTTCATCCAGACAGAATCCACCCCGAACCCAGCGACGCTCAAATTCCTGCCAGGTCAAACAGTAATGTCAGCCGGCACGGCCGATTTTCCGAGCGCCGAGGCGGCCGGCACGTCGCCGCTCGCCGGGCGGATTTTTGGTGTCGAGGGCGTCGCAGGCGTCTTTTTCGGCCCAGATTTCGTGACGGTGACGAAGACGGAAGACACTGACTGGGCCCACATCAAGCCAGCGATCCTCGGCGCGATCATGGAGCATTTCCAGTCCGGCCAGCCGGTGATGGAAGGTGACAGCGGTGCTGTTGGCCACGCGGAACATGACGGCCCGGATTCGGAAATCGTTGGTCAGATCAAGGAGTTGCTGGATACACGTGTCCGCCCTGCCGTGGCACAGGATGGTGGCGATATCACCTTCCACGGATTTGAGCGCGGCGTCGTCTACCTGCATATGCAGGGCGCCTGTGCAGGCTGCCCTTCCTCGACCATGACGCTGAAAATGGGCATCGAAAACCTGCTGCGCCACTACATCCCGGAGGTGACGGAGGTTCGGCCAGTTGCCGCCTGA
- a CDS encoding helix-turn-helix domain-containing protein, whose amino-acid sequence MTGIDALQGATASLCLLAGLHFLLAGWRHPVARYGALFALAVAVHALLEVGLIAEALGPVAGLLAYVTCIKMVFFWWFALALFDDDFILRHVHVLPAPLLLALAHLYGRGVPEAMHGYHIITFGLMAHVATLALRDLGSDLVDARRRFRVAVSIAIPLFVLVLIADYTLRVLRGEDLAVHMSEALLMTVYSFVFALWLTRIERGLVIRNNQANTQTVEPTTPADALDLARITRLAEQGALLEAGLTIGKFAERLHMPEHRLRRLINQCLGYRNFADFLNAYRVAEAERRLADPERSREQIITHAFALGYNSLTPFNRAFKARTGVSPTEFRQRALREVLEEVKLQRTSG is encoded by the coding sequence ATGACCGGCATCGACGCGCTACAGGGGGCCACCGCGTCGCTCTGCCTTCTGGCCGGCCTTCACTTTCTGCTGGCCGGCTGGCGGCATCCCGTGGCCCGCTACGGCGCGCTGTTTGCACTCGCGGTGGCAGTGCACGCCTTGCTGGAAGTCGGCCTCATCGCTGAGGCTCTCGGCCCGGTGGCTGGATTGCTGGCCTATGTCACCTGTATAAAGATGGTCTTCTTCTGGTGGTTCGCGCTGGCGCTGTTCGACGATGACTTTATATTGCGGCACGTCCATGTGCTGCCGGCTCCGCTACTGCTGGCGCTTGCACATCTGTACGGCCGGGGCGTGCCGGAAGCGATGCACGGCTACCACATCATCACCTTCGGGCTGATGGCCCATGTGGCAACTCTGGCCCTCCGCGACCTTGGCAGTGACCTTGTCGATGCCAGACGACGATTTCGGGTGGCCGTCAGCATCGCCATCCCGCTTTTCGTTTTGGTTCTGATCGCCGATTATACGCTGCGGGTGCTTCGGGGCGAGGACCTGGCCGTACACATGTCCGAAGCCCTGCTGATGACTGTCTACTCCTTCGTCTTCGCGCTCTGGCTGACGCGGATCGAGCGCGGCCTGGTCATCCGAAACAATCAGGCAAACACACAAACGGTGGAGCCCACCACGCCAGCCGACGCTCTGGATCTCGCGCGGATAACGCGGCTGGCGGAACAGGGTGCGCTACTCGAGGCAGGGCTGACGATTGGCAAGTTCGCGGAAAGGCTGCACATGCCAGAACACCGGTTGCGGCGACTGATCAACCAATGCCTCGGCTACCGTAATTTCGCCGATTTCCTCAATGCCTACCGGGTAGCGGAGGCGGAACGACGTCTCGCCGATCCTGAACGTTCGCGAGAGCAGATCATCACCCACGCCTTCGCGCTCGGCTACAACTCGCTGACACCGTTCAACCGTGCCTTCAAGGCGCGGACCGGTGTAAGTCCGACGGAATTTCGCCAGAGGGCACTTCGGGAGGTACTGGAAGAAGTGAAATTGCAGCGCACGTCTGGATGA
- a CDS encoding GNAT family N-acetyltransferase → MKPEALATLHAQSFSTTPRPWNPDEFRDMLASDGVELLTEAEAFAVVRHAGPEFELLTLAVPPAQRRQGLAARLLAKLEALACERGASDIFLEVAETNTAARALYAGAGYLQTGRREAYFRDANGRPVAALVLCKPLT, encoded by the coding sequence ATGAAACCTGAAGCCCTTGCCACTTTGCACGCGCAGTCGTTTTCGACCACGCCGCGTCCGTGGAATCCCGATGAGTTCCGCGACATGCTCGCCAGCGATGGCGTTGAGTTGCTGACGGAGGCCGAAGCCTTCGCCGTTGTCCGTCACGCGGGACCGGAGTTCGAGCTTCTGACACTGGCTGTGCCACCCGCTCAGCGCCGGCAGGGCCTGGCCGCCCGACTGCTGGCGAAGCTGGAAGCCCTGGCCTGCGAGCGTGGTGCATCGGACATCTTCCTTGAAGTCGCCGAAACCAACACCGCCGCGCGCGCGCTCTATGCCGGAGCGGGCTATCTTCAGACGGGACGACGCGAGGCCTACTTCCGCGATGCGAACGGCCGGCCGGTGGCTGCGCTCGTCCTTTGCAAACCCCTCACTTGA
- a CDS encoding DksA/TraR family C4-type zinc finger protein — protein MAGGWARDGAVNEQIEASIADELQRLKQRRAASGESFTHCAECEEEIPEARRKAIPGVKLCIECASERDARPAAHSGINRRGSKDSQLK, from the coding sequence ATGGCAGGTGGATGGGCGCGGGACGGTGCCGTAAATGAACAGATCGAGGCATCGATCGCCGACGAGTTGCAGCGCCTGAAACAGCGCCGCGCGGCCAGCGGCGAGAGTTTCACCCATTGTGCGGAGTGCGAGGAGGAAATCCCCGAGGCGCGGCGCAAGGCCATTCCCGGCGTCAAGCTTTGCATCGAGTGCGCATCCGAGCGGGACGCCCGCCCAGCGGCCCACAGCGGCATCAATCGCCGCGGCTCCAAGGATAGCCAGTTGAAGTGA
- a CDS encoding universal stress protein yields MRKFLVVLDESPECLNAMRFAAIRASKTGGGVELLAIIAPEEFQHWIGVGEVMRAEAREKIEAHFQVFKERMEKVEGVSPTLAIREGEKVKEIIDHIRDDRDIGVLVLGAGARGDGPGPLISELVGRRSGDMPVPITVVPGSLTKEDIIAVS; encoded by the coding sequence ATGCGAAAGTTCCTTGTCGTCCTCGACGAGAGTCCGGAATGCCTGAACGCGATGCGTTTCGCCGCCATCCGCGCCTCCAAAACCGGCGGCGGTGTGGAGTTGCTGGCGATCATCGCGCCCGAGGAATTCCAGCACTGGATCGGCGTCGGCGAAGTGATGCGAGCCGAGGCGCGGGAAAAGATCGAGGCCCATTTCCAGGTGTTCAAGGAACGGATGGAGAAGGTCGAAGGCGTGTCGCCGACCCTAGCAATCCGCGAGGGCGAGAAGGTCAAGGAGATCATCGACCACATCAGGGACGACCGTGATATCGGCGTACTCGTCCTCGGTGCGGGGGCCCGAGGCGACGGGCCGGGACCACTGATTTCCGAACTGGTAGGACGGCGTTCCGGCGACATGCCCGTGCCGATCACGGTGGTGCCCGGAAGCTTGACGAAAGAAGACATCATCGCGGTCAGCTGA
- a CDS encoding esterase-like activity of phytase family protein, with protein MLRCLALIALLVAPATGWSDMVASTSRLKWVEPYDGFGSFSGIVVSPDGKDYTTVSDKGFYATGSLTRRNGKLTEVLLEENGPLLGVNGEALGGQDIDAEGLTRLPDGRLVVSFEANHRIRIYRNIGGPAETFPSHPAFAKLQNNSGMEALFSDGSGRIYAIPERSGALDRPFPVFRFAKGWTTPFTLRRDPPHLVAGADIGPDGRLYVLERDVGALGFYTRIRRFDITARGLANEQLVISSRMGEFDNLEGLSIWRDARGAIRILCISDDNQKFFQRTEFVEFTLKAAFSDAS; from the coding sequence ATGCTCCGCTGTCTTGCGCTGATCGCGCTGCTTGTCGCTCCGGCAACGGGCTGGAGCGACATGGTGGCCAGCACATCGCGGCTGAAGTGGGTGGAACCTTATGACGGTTTCGGCAGCTTTTCCGGTATCGTTGTCAGCCCTGACGGCAAAGACTACACGACCGTGTCAGACAAGGGCTTCTATGCCACTGGCAGCCTGACACGGCGGAATGGCAAGCTGACCGAAGTGTTACTGGAAGAAAACGGGCCGCTGCTCGGCGTCAACGGGGAAGCGTTGGGCGGACAGGACATTGATGCGGAGGGCCTGACCCGCCTTCCCGATGGTCGCCTCGTCGTTTCATTCGAAGCCAACCACCGAATCCGCATCTATCGTAACATCGGTGGGCCGGCGGAAACTTTCCCGTCGCATCCCGCGTTTGCGAAACTGCAAAACAATTCCGGTATGGAAGCATTGTTCTCCGACGGCTCAGGTCGGATCTATGCCATCCCGGAACGCTCAGGCGCGCTCGACCGTCCTTTCCCCGTCTTCCGTTTCGCGAAAGGTTGGACAACACCGTTTACCCTCCGCCGGGACCCACCCCACCTCGTAGCTGGCGCGGATATCGGCCCCGACGGCCGGCTCTATGTGCTGGAACGGGATGTTGGGGCACTGGGTTTCTACACGCGTATCCGTCGCTTCGACATTACCGCACGTGGCCTTGCCAACGAGCAACTCGTGATCTCGTCGCGCATGGGCGAATTCGATAACCTGGAAGGCCTGTCGATCTGGCGGGACGCGAGAGGTGCGATCCGTATTCTCTGTATTTCAGACGACAACCAGAAATTCTTTCAGCGCACCGAGTTTGTGGAGTTCACTCTGAAAGCTGCGTTTTCCGACGCAAGCTGA
- the tsaB gene encoding tRNA (adenosine(37)-N6)-threonylcarbamoyltransferase complex dimerization subunit type 1 TsaB, protein MPPEPLILAFDTSAAHCAVALCQGTTVLAQASEEMTKGQAERLMPMIQETLAEADCSFADLAAIGCGIGPGNFTGIRISVSAARAFGFSLNIPAIGVSSLEALAHDLPRPCLALVDAKRDHVYAQGFGTEPEAPKRLAFEDLPELPSDIHIVGHRSGDLAGRHHDRTAPSASTIAAIAATRLGRAHPPPAPLYLRDADAALPSTAPPRILDET, encoded by the coding sequence TTGCCGCCTGAACCCCTGATCCTTGCTTTTGACACTTCGGCCGCGCACTGCGCGGTCGCTTTGTGTCAGGGCACCACGGTTCTGGCCCAGGCATCCGAAGAAATGACAAAGGGTCAGGCCGAAAGGCTGATGCCGATGATTCAGGAGACACTGGCAGAAGCGGACTGCAGCTTTGCCGATCTCGCCGCCATCGGCTGTGGTATCGGGCCCGGCAATTTCACCGGCATCCGCATTTCGGTTTCCGCCGCGCGCGCCTTCGGCTTCTCGCTGAATATTCCGGCCATCGGTGTCTCCAGCCTTGAAGCTCTGGCCCATGACCTGCCCCGCCCGTGCCTCGCACTCGTCGATGCCAAGCGTGATCATGTATATGCTCAGGGCTTTGGGACCGAGCCGGAAGCACCGAAGCGTCTCGCCTTCGAAGATCTGCCGGAACTGCCTTCCGACATCCATATCGTCGGCCACCGCAGTGGCGATCTGGCTGGGCGTCACCACGATCGTACGGCTCCCTCGGCAAGCACCATCGCGGCAATCGCGGCCACTCGGCTGGGCCGCGCCCATCCGCCGCCGGCACCGCTCTATCTTCGGGACGCCGATGCCGCCCTACCCTCCACGGCACCACCAAGAATTCTGGATGAAACCTGA
- a CDS encoding alpha/beta fold hydrolase: MFEGFQELEVDDAGQRTSVLIGGSGPPLLLLHGFPQTRAAWHRVAPLLSGSYTLIIPDLPGYGRSTCPPPDPRHIGQSKRHMAGVLCRLMDHLGHDSFHLAGHDRGGRVAYRLALDHSRRVRSLTLLDIMTTLDTWEAMDWQAALAAYHWPFLAQPAPLPERMIGADPSAYLHHLLARWQGREASLDASAIADYETSIRNPATIEAMAEDYRAGATVDVEIDRASREERAGISCPLLILRGSQYAARPFLQAWRRWAPDAREVCFDCGHFIAEEMPEETAAALRDHCASC, translated from the coding sequence ATGTTCGAGGGATTTCAAGAACTTGAGGTTGACGATGCGGGGCAGCGCACCAGCGTTCTGATCGGCGGCTCCGGGCCGCCGCTGTTGCTTTTGCACGGGTTTCCACAGACCCGCGCCGCCTGGCATCGGGTGGCGCCGCTGCTATCCGGCAGTTACACGCTGATTATCCCCGACCTGCCCGGCTATGGCCGCAGCACCTGTCCGCCGCCGGACCCGCGGCATATCGGGCAATCGAAACGGCACATGGCCGGGGTGTTGTGCCGGCTGATGGATCATCTCGGCCACGACAGTTTCCACCTTGCCGGTCATGATCGCGGCGGGCGAGTTGCGTATCGGCTTGCGCTCGACCATTCCCGGCGGGTGCGCAGCCTGACATTGCTTGACATCATGACGACCCTCGACACCTGGGAGGCAATGGACTGGCAGGCGGCGCTTGCCGCCTATCACTGGCCGTTCCTCGCCCAGCCCGCCCCTTTGCCGGAACGCATGATCGGCGCCGACCCGTCAGCCTACCTGCACCACCTGTTGGCCAGATGGCAGGGCCGCGAAGCCTCCCTCGATGCCAGCGCAATCGCCGACTACGAGACCTCCATCCGCAATCCGGCAACCATTGAGGCGATGGCGGAGGATTACCGGGCCGGCGCGACGGTGGATGTCGAGATCGACCGGGCGAGCCGGGAAGAACGTGCCGGAATTTCCTGCCCGCTGCTGATCCTGCGTGGCAGCCAATATGCGGCGCGACCGTTTCTGCAGGCGTGGCGGCGCTGGGCGCCAGATGCCCGGGAAGTATGCTTCGATTGCGGCCACTTCATCGCAGAAGAAATGCCGGAGGAAACCGCTGCCGCATTGCGCGATCACTGCGCATCCTGCTGA
- a CDS encoding cation diffusion facilitator family transporter: protein MTPALKIALGSLVIGVVVLGLKTLAWYVTGSVALFSDALESIVNVATAIAALFAVRIAAVPADERHPYGHHKAEFFSAVLEGVLIVVAALIILHEAWGAVLAPRALDAPLSGLLINAFATLINFAWCRILLSRGRALKSPALVADGHHLFADVLTSAGVAIGILLALTTGWWLLDPLMAVIVALNILWSGWKIIRASLSGLLDEAVPEEVLARIQAVIATEASGAVQAHDLRTRHAGAVTFIDFHLIVPGEKTVAEAHDICDTVEAALMAAVPDANITIHVEPEHKAKRAAIDIPEG from the coding sequence GTGACACCTGCACTGAAGATCGCCCTCGGCAGCCTCGTTATCGGTGTGGTGGTCCTTGGTCTGAAAACGCTGGCCTGGTACGTCACCGGTTCCGTCGCCCTTTTCTCCGACGCTCTGGAAAGCATTGTCAACGTCGCCACGGCCATCGCTGCGCTGTTCGCCGTGCGGATCGCCGCCGTACCCGCCGATGAACGGCACCCATACGGCCACCACAAGGCCGAGTTCTTCTCCGCTGTGCTCGAAGGCGTGCTGATCGTCGTCGCGGCGCTGATCATCCTGCACGAAGCATGGGGCGCGGTGCTGGCCCCCCGCGCCCTCGATGCCCCGCTCTCCGGTCTGTTGATCAATGCCTTCGCGACACTGATCAACTTCGCGTGGTGCCGCATCCTGCTTTCACGCGGCCGCGCCCTGAAATCGCCGGCGCTGGTGGCGGACGGACACCACCTGTTTGCAGATGTCCTCACCTCCGCCGGGGTCGCGATCGGCATCCTGCTGGCGCTGACCACCGGCTGGTGGCTGCTCGACCCGCTGATGGCGGTGATCGTCGCGCTGAACATTCTCTGGTCCGGGTGGAAGATCATCCGTGCCTCGCTCAGCGGACTTCTGGACGAAGCCGTGCCGGAGGAGGTTCTGGCGCGGATCCAGGCTGTGATCGCAACAGAGGCGAGCGGCGCGGTGCAGGCGCACGACCTGCGTACCCGCCACGCCGGGGCCGTGACCTTCATCGACTTTCACCTGATTGTCCCCGGCGAGAAGACTGTCGCCGAAGCGCATGATATCTGCGACACGGTGGAAGCCGCTCTGATGGCAGCGGTGCCGGATGCCAACATCACCATCCACGTGGAGCCGGAGCACAAGGCCAAGCGGGCGGCGATCGACATTCCGGAGGGATGA